From the Actinopolymorpha singaporensis genome, the window AAACTGCCGCGGCGGACCGGGTTGCGGACCCGGACATGGATCTCGACGAGCACGACACCGCCCTCCCCCGGCTGTCCCGGTCCGGCGAATTCCGGACGCGCCCGCTGCCGTTCGCGTTGAGCGACGACGCCTTCGAACCAGACGTCGGCGCGGACGTCGACCCGACGCCGACGGGAGGTTCCTGGGAGCCTGCAGGCGCACCCGCGACTTCGGAGGAGACAGGCTCGGCTCCTGCCGTCATCGGCAGACGTCGACGTACTCCCGCTCCGTCCACCCCCGCCGAGCCCACCCCCGCCGAGCCCGAGTTCTCAGGGGGCGAGTTCCCAGGGGGCGAGTTCCCAGGGTCCGAGTTCCCAGGGGGCGAGTTCGGAGGGGGCGAGTTCGGAGGGGGCGAGCTCCCAGAGTCCAGACCCGCCCTCTCGGGACGGGACGTCCGGTCCGAACCTTCCTGGCGATCACTCCTGGCTCAGCGACCCGAGCCGGAGCAGGTTCAACTCCCGTCGCCGGATTCCCCCGAGCACCACGCCACCCACGACGCCACCGACCACGACGCCGGCCGGCGCGAGGCCATGGATCCGGCGACGAACGAGGCGGCGCACGACGCCGAGCTTCCGCAGGACCTTCTGCCGAAGGGCCTGCGCCACGCAGAGGACACCGATGAGAACGGTTCACAGACCGTGACGGACATCCGACGACAGGCGGCCCGGCCCCCGGCGCGCCAACGGCCGGACCTCCGAGGGCCCGGAGCACCGGCACAGCGCGTCGTTCGGCCGAACACCGATCCCCACAAGATGGGGATGCCGGCCTTCGTCGCAGTGGTCGTGGGCGTCGGCGGCAGCGTGGTGGGCGCGTTCCTCGACATCCTGGTGACCGGGGGCGTCGGCCTGCTGTTCAGCCTGTGCTTCGTGCTCACCGCGTTCGGGGTGGCGGCCGGCGTACGACGTACCGGCATGTTCACCGCGGGCGTCCTGCCGCCGCTCGCCGCGCTGGCCAGCCTGGTCGTGGTCGCCGCCGTGGACCCCCAGCGGATCGCCAGGACCACTTCGCCGGCACACGCGGTGCTGGTCGGGCTGGCGTGGGAGTCGTGGACGATCGTGGCCGGCTGCGCGGTGGCACTCGTGACGATCGCGGTGCGGGCGGCGTTCGCACACCGCGCCCGGGTCAGCGGGTCGAGGCGGCCCGCCGAGACGTACGCAGCTCCGGCGGCAGGGCGAAGATCAGCCTCTCCTCGGCGGTCCTGACCTCCTCGGCGGCGGGGAAGCCGTGCTCGGTCAGCAGGTCGAGCACCCCTTCGACCAGGGAGTCCGGCACCGACGCACCGCTGGTGACGCCGACCACCTGCACGCCGTCGAGCCAGGCAGCCTCGATCTCCTCGGCGTTGTCCACGCGGTAGGCGGCGCGGGCACCTGCCTCCAGCGCGACCTCCACGAGGCGTACGGAGTTGGAGGAGTTCGCCGAACCCACCACGATCATCAGGTCCGCCTGGTGGGCGATCTCCTTGACCGCGACCTGGCGGTTCTGGGTCGCATAACAGATGTCGTCACTCGGAGGGTCGATCAGCTGCGGGAACCGCTCCCGGAGCCGTTCGACCGTCTGCATCGTCTCGTCGACCGAGAGCGTCGTCTGGGACAGCCAGGCAACGCGGGACGGGTCACGGACCTCGATCCGGTCGACGTCGTCGGGACCCTCGACGAGTTGGATGCGGTCGGGGGCCTCCCCCGCGGTTCCCTCGACCTCCTCGTGCCCGGCGTGGCCGATGAGGAGGATGTCCTGGCCGCCGCCGGCGAACCGGCGGGCCTCGTTGTGCACCTTCGTCACCAGCGGGCAGGTCGCGTCGATCGTACGCAGCGAACGTTCCTCGGCCTCCGCGTGCACGGCGGGTGAGACCCCGTGAGCGGAGAACACCACGGTCGCTCCCTCCGGGACGCTGTCCAGCTCGTCCACGAACACCGCGCCGCGGGCTTCGAGGCTGCTGACCACGTGCTTGTTGTGCACGATCTGCTTGCGGACGTAGACGGGCGGGCCGTACTTGTCCAGGGCCTTCTCGACCGTGATCACCGCCCGGTCGACTCCTGCGCAGTAACCGCGCGGGGCAGCGAGCAGGACTCGGCGTTCGCTCGACGTCATGCCCCTCATGGTAGGTGGCCCGCCGGGGTGGGGACGCCCGCCCGCCGGGGTGAGGCTTGCCACGTGCTCCTCGGGCAACGCCTCGCCCACCCACCGCGCACCTGCCGGAAGCCGGGTCCGAACGGCCGGGAAAGGGACGAAAGGGGCACCTCCGTCCAGACGTAGGAGCCGGCCCGTAGGGTCTGGCCATGGCCCTGCAGACGTCGCCGGAAAGCCCCGCGCCAGTACGCCAGATCGCCAACCTGATCGGCCAGTGGATCGGGCGGCTCGGCGCGGTGTGGGTCGAGGGCCAGGTGGCGCAGCTGACCCGGCGTCCGGGCACCTCCACGGTCTTCCTGACGCTGCGGGACCCGGTGGCCGACATCTCCGTGCAGGTCACCTGCCCGCGCCGGGTGTTCGACATCGTGGACCCGCCGGTGGTCGAGGGCGCGCGAGTGCTGGTCCACGCCCGGCCCGCCTACTACGCGCCGAGGGGCACGCTGTCCCTGGCCGCGTCCGACATCCGTCCGGTCGGACTCGGCGACCTGCTCGCCCGGCTCGAACGCCGCAAGCGGCTGCTCGCCGCCGAGGGGTTGTTCGCCCGCGAGCGCAAACGCCCGCTGCCGTTCCTGCCCACCAGGATCGGCCTGGTCTGCGGGCGCGGCTCCGCCGCCGAGCACGACGTACTCGAGAACACCCGGCGCCGGTGGGCGGCGGCGAGGTTTCGGGTGGAGAACGTCGCTGTTCAGGGACCCCAGTCCGCGGGCCAGGTGATGGAGGCGCTGCGCCGCCTGGACGTCGACGCGACCGTGGACGTGATCGTGGTGGCCCGCGGCGGCGGTTCGGTGGAGGACCTGCTGCCGTTCTCCGACGAGGGCCTGATCCGTGCCGTCGCGGAGTGCCGTACGCCGGTGGTGAGCGCGATCGGGCACGAGCAGGATTCACCGCTGCTCGACCTCGTTGCCGACGTACGCGCCTCCACGCCCACCGATGCGGCCCGGCGGATCGTGCCCGACGTCGGTGAGGAGACCGCCCGGGTGGACGCGCTGCGCGGCCGGGCCCGCCAGCTGTTCGGCGCGTTGCTGGACCGCGAGCTGACCGGCCTGCACACGCTGCGAGCCCGGTCGGCACTCGGCGACCCCGAGCGCGACCTGGGACGCCGCGCCGAGCAGATCGTGGCGCTGCGCGACCGCGCCGACCGATGTGTCGGGCAGCTGCTGGATCGCGCCGAGGACAACCTGCACCACCAGCTGGCCAGGGTGCGTGCGTTGTCTCCCAAGGCGACGCTGGACCGGGGCTACGCCGTCGTGCAGAAGGCCGACGGGCACGCGGTCCGCGACCCGGCCGAGGTGAGCGGCGGCGAGCTTCTCGCCGCCCGGGTGGCCGGCGGGCAGTTCTCCGTCCGCGTACAGGACGGCGACGACGCGTCGGACACCTCGGCCGGCTCGGAGGCTCAGGGCGCCGCCGGGACGGGCCGGCCAAGCCGGTGAGGACGCGGGTCAGGACGCGGGTGAGGAGTCGCCCGGGTTCGGACCATCGACACCTGCCCGGGGTGGGCGTCGATAGGGTCTGAAGGGTGAGCGAGCCCGACACCCGCGAGCCCGAGACCGCCCTTTCGTACGAACAGGCCCGAGACGAGCTGGTCGACGTCGTACGCCAACTGGAGGCCGGCGGCACCACCCTCGAGGAGTCCCTGCGTCTTTGGGAGCGCGGCGAGGAGCTGGCGACCATCTGCCAGGGCTGGCTCGACGGCGCCCGGGCCCGGCTGGAGGCGGCCCGCGCGTCGAGGGAGCAGGACGAGATCGAGGATCTCGACGAGGACGAGTAGCAACGCGCCCAGCGCAGAGCACGGCCGCACGGCGAACGCCGGCGAAGGAAGAGCAGGGAGACCATGGCCAGCACGAGCACCACCGCCAGCAGCGACGGCGTGCCCCCTCCGCTCCGAACCGACGCGGACGCACCCGACCGCAACCTCGCCCTCGAACTCGTCCGGGTGACCGAGGCGGCCGCGATGGCCGGCGGCCGGTGGGTCGGCCGCGGCGACAAGAACGGCGCCGACCGGGCCGCCGTCAACGCCATGCGCACCCTCATCGCCTCCGTCGGCATGCACGGCGTGGTCGTCATCGGCGAGGGCGAGAAGGACAACGCGCCGATGCTCTACAACGGCGAGGAGGTCGGCTCCGGCGAGGGGCCCGAGTGTGACGTCGCCGTGGACCCGATCGACGGCACCACCCTCACCGCCAAGGGCATGAGCAACGCCGTGTCCGTGCTCGCGGTGGCACCGCGCGGTGCGATGTACGACCCGTCAGCCGTCTTTTACATGGAGAAGCTGGCCACCGGCCCCGAGGCGGCCGACGCCATCGACATCACCGCGCCGATCACCGAGAACATCCACCGCGTTGCCCGCGCCAAGCACGAGTCACCCGAGGACGTCACTGTGGTGATCCTCGACCGGCCCCGGCACGAGTCACTGGTGCAGGAGGTCCGGGCCACGGGTGCGCGGATCAAGTTCATCACCGACGGCGACGTGGCCGGCGCGATCATGGCGGCCCGCCCGGGCACCGGTGTCGACCTGCTGGCCGGCATCGGCGGCACACCCGAAGGCATCATCGCCGCCTGCGCCATGAAGTGCATCGGCGGCATGATCCAGGGCCGGCTGTGGCCGAAGGACGACGCCGAACGCCAGAAGGCGATCGACGCCGGCCACGACATCGGCAAGGTCCTCACCACCGACGACCTGGTCGCCGGCGACGACGTGTTCTTCGTCGCCACCGGCATCACCGACGGCGAGCTGCTGCAGGGCGTGCGCTACCGCGGCGACGGGGCGACGACGCACTCGCTGGTGATGCGGTCCCGCAGCGGCACGATCCGGTCCATCATGTCCGAGCACGCGCTCAGCAAGCTCCGGGCCTACTCCACGATCGACTTCGGCCGCGCCGGCTGACCCCTCCGGCTCTGCCGCGCCGGCTGAGACGGGCCGCGCCGCCGCTCAGCGGCGGAACCAACCGCGGCGCGGCGGCTTGGCCGTGAGTTCGCCGAGGACGACGGTCCCGCGCACCCTGATCACCGGGGTGCCGGGTCCGTGCACCCCGCGGGTCTTGTTCTTGCGTTCGGCGAGGACGGTCGTCCCCCGCTCGAACTCCACGGCGATGTCGTCGGGAACGATCAGCGTGAGCTGGCCCAAACCCACCTGGACGTCGAGCACGACCTCGTGCGGGATGGCGGCGTCGGTGAAGTCCAGAGTCACGTCGCCGAGGTACGCGCGGGCGGACAGCCGGGGCGGCACCAGCCAGCGGCCGTTCACCTTCTGCGAGCTGAGCAGGGCGTTCACCTCCGCCGGCCCGGGCCGGGCGGGGGCGTTCGCCGCGGCTCGGCTCTGCGGACGCGACTCGCGTTCGGCTGCCTCGGGCAGGTCCGCCGTCAACGGCATGAGCTCGGCGTAGGTCTTCGCCGCGTACGTGCGTTCGAGCCGGGTCTCCAGCTCGTCGAAGTCCAGCCGGCCCGCCCCGGCGGCGCGCCTCAGCACCTCGGCGGTCTGCTCCCGATCTGCGTCGGAGGCCCGGAGTTCGCCGGAGCCGCCGGCCGCCCACGGGGTGTTGCTCATCGTCACTCCTTCGACCTCACAGTCACGGCCTCTGAAGGCTAGCCGCTCGGCGCGTGTGGGGCCTCCTCCCGACGGACGACCGCCCGAGGAGCTGCCCGGCGGATCCTCACCGGATCCCGGCCTCATCTGCGCCGACGCAGAGGCGGCGTGGCCTCGGCCTAGGCTGGGGCCCGTGCTGCCCGACCCCGTTCCCGGCCCCGTTCCCGGCCCCGTTCCAGCCCCGGTTCCGCCCTTCGACCCGACCCGGCCGGTGACCCTGGCCGCGGACGAGACGCCGCGCGGTTCGGTCGCCCTGCGCCGCCGGTCGCTGCAGCCGGCGGGCGCCGGCGAGGTGTACGAACTGATCACCAACGGCACGTTCGTCATGGACACGCTGGAGACCACCACCGAGCGTCTGCTGGCCCGGGCCGCACTGGCGTACGCGCCTGCCGACGCGGCCTGGACGGTCGTCGTCGGTGGTCTCGGCCTGGGGTTCACCGTGCGGGAGCTCCTCACCGACGCCCGCGTCGCCCGGGTCGACGTGATCGAACTCGAACCCGCCGTCGTCGGCTGGGTACGCGACGGGCTGGTCCCGCCCACCGCGGGCGTCCTCTCCGACGAGCGGGTGCACGTCCACGTCGCCGACGTACGCCGCTGGCTACCGGCACTGCCCGCGGGCAGCACCGACGCGATCCTGCTCGACGTCGACAACGGCCCGGACTTCCTCGTGCACCGCGCCAACACCGAGGTGTACGAACGCGAGTTCCTCGGCGTCGTCCGGCGTGCCCTGCGGCCGGGCGGGGTGGTCGCGGTGTGGTCGGCCAGCCGGTCCTTGGCGCTGCATCGCCGGTTGGAGCGGGAGTTCGGCACCTGTGAGGAGATCCACCGGGTGGTTCCGCGGGAGGGCCGCCGGCTCGACTACTACCTCTACATCAGCCGCACCGGGGCGTGAGACGCGTCACCTCCGCCCGCTTTCCCCGCGTACTGGCCATATAGGTTGATCCAATCAACATTGACAATGTATTTCGTTCGGCCGGACGCTCCTGTCATCCGCATCCACGGGAGGTCGTCCATGCCGTCCACCGCCACCACCTCGCGCGCCCTGTCCGGCGACCCCGGCAGCCCCGGCGAGCCCGCCCAGCCTGCTGTCCCCGGCACCGCCGCCGGCCCGATCGTCGTCCCGCCCGGTCTGGCCGGGGTGAGCGTCACCGACACCTCGATCGGCCACGTACGCGGGCGCGAAGGCTTCTACCACTACCGGCAGTACTCCGCGGTCGATCTGGCCGAGCGCCGTACGGTCGAGGACGTCTGGCACCTGTTGTTCTCGGGTGAACTGCCCGACCGGGAGCAGCGCGCGGAGTTCACCGCCCGACTAGCCGGGTACCGCGAGGTGCCGGCCGGCGTGCGTGACGTGCTGCCCGCGATCGCGGCCGCCGCGCCCGCGCCCCTGGA encodes:
- the xseA gene encoding exodeoxyribonuclease VII large subunit, whose product is MALQTSPESPAPVRQIANLIGQWIGRLGAVWVEGQVAQLTRRPGTSTVFLTLRDPVADISVQVTCPRRVFDIVDPPVVEGARVLVHARPAYYAPRGTLSLAASDIRPVGLGDLLARLERRKRLLAAEGLFARERKRPLPFLPTRIGLVCGRGSAAEHDVLENTRRRWAAARFRVENVAVQGPQSAGQVMEALRRLDVDATVDVIVVARGGGSVEDLLPFSDEGLIRAVAECRTPVVSAIGHEQDSPLLDLVADVRASTPTDAARRIVPDVGEETARVDALRGRARQLFGALLDRELTGLHTLRARSALGDPERDLGRRAEQIVALRDRADRCVGQLLDRAEDNLHHQLARVRALSPKATLDRGYAVVQKADGHAVRDPAEVSGGELLAARVAGGQFSVRVQDGDDASDTSAGSEAQGAAGTGRPSR
- the glpX gene encoding class II fructose-bisphosphatase yields the protein MASTSTTASSDGVPPPLRTDADAPDRNLALELVRVTEAAAMAGGRWVGRGDKNGADRAAVNAMRTLIASVGMHGVVVIGEGEKDNAPMLYNGEEVGSGEGPECDVAVDPIDGTTLTAKGMSNAVSVLAVAPRGAMYDPSAVFYMEKLATGPEAADAIDITAPITENIHRVARAKHESPEDVTVVILDRPRHESLVQEVRATGARIKFITDGDVAGAIMAARPGTGVDLLAGIGGTPEGIIAACAMKCIGGMIQGRLWPKDDAERQKAIDAGHDIGKVLTTDDLVAGDDVFFVATGITDGELLQGVRYRGDGATTHSLVMRSRSGTIRSIMSEHALSKLRAYSTIDFGRAG
- a CDS encoding DUF6542 domain-containing protein — translated: MGMPAFVAVVVGVGGSVVGAFLDILVTGGVGLLFSLCFVLTAFGVAAGVRRTGMFTAGVLPPLAALASLVVVAAVDPQRIARTTSPAHAVLVGLAWESWTIVAGCAVALVTIAVRAAFAHRARVSGSRRPAETYAAPAAGRRSASPRRS
- a CDS encoding spermidine synthase, whose translation is MLPDPVPGPVPGPVPAPVPPFDPTRPVTLAADETPRGSVALRRRSLQPAGAGEVYELITNGTFVMDTLETTTERLLARAALAYAPADAAWTVVVGGLGLGFTVRELLTDARVARVDVIELEPAVVGWVRDGLVPPTAGVLSDERVHVHVADVRRWLPALPAGSTDAILLDVDNGPDFLVHRANTEVYEREFLGVVRRALRPGGVVAVWSASRSLALHRRLEREFGTCEEIHRVVPREGRRLDYYLYISRTGA
- a CDS encoding 4-hydroxy-3-methylbut-2-enyl diphosphate reductase — encoded protein: MRGMTSSERRVLLAAPRGYCAGVDRAVITVEKALDKYGPPVYVRKQIVHNKHVVSSLEARGAVFVDELDSVPEGATVVFSAHGVSPAVHAEAEERSLRTIDATCPLVTKVHNEARRFAGGGQDILLIGHAGHEEVEGTAGEAPDRIQLVEGPDDVDRIEVRDPSRVAWLSQTTLSVDETMQTVERLRERFPQLIDPPSDDICYATQNRQVAVKEIAHQADLMIVVGSANSSNSVRLVEVALEAGARAAYRVDNAEEIEAAWLDGVQVVGVTSGASVPDSLVEGVLDLLTEHGFPAAEEVRTAEERLIFALPPELRTSRRAASTR
- a CDS encoding DUF1707 SHOCT-like domain-containing protein, which encodes MSNTPWAAGGSGELRASDADREQTAEVLRRAAGAGRLDFDELETRLERTYAAKTYAELMPLTADLPEAAERESRPQSRAAANAPARPGPAEVNALLSSQKVNGRWLVPPRLSARAYLGDVTLDFTDAAIPHEVVLDVQVGLGQLTLIVPDDIAVEFERGTTVLAERKNKTRGVHGPGTPVIRVRGTVVLGELTAKPPRRGWFRR
- a CDS encoding exodeoxyribonuclease VII small subunit, which encodes MSEPDTREPETALSYEQARDELVDVVRQLEAGGTTLEESLRLWERGEELATICQGWLDGARARLEAARASREQDEIEDLDEDE